The Acidobacteriota bacterium DNA segment ACACGCCGTGTCGTCATTGCCGAAACGCCCACGCGGTACCTGCTCGTCCCGCTCGACTGGACGCGCGGTCCGGCCGCGGACGTCGAGCCGGCCGTGGTTGAGCGCGGCGTACCCCATCCCGCCATCGACGCGGCGCTCAACCTGCCCACGCTCCAAGGCACGCGCCGATGGCTCCGCTTTCCAAGCTACGAAGTGGTGCCCGGGCCAGAAGGCGGTTATCGGGTGATCATTCGCGACGCGCGGTTCTCGGTGGGCACCCCAAAAGGATTCGGCGTCATTGCAATCGTCGATCTGGATCGACAACTGAGGCCGGTCGTCGCGCCTGCGGAGAAACAATGACCCGTCTTGCCCTCTACCTGCTCGGCTGCGCCATCGCCTTCGCCGCACGTCCGCTCATCGCGCTCAGATATCGCATCGAGTTCAAGGGCCTCGAGACGCTCGCCAAGGCGGATGCTCGCGGCATCCTCTTTCTGCCGAATCACGCCGCCCTGGTCGATCCCGTCATTCTCGTCGCGTGGTTGTTTCCCCGTTTCAAGCTGCGCCCGCTCGCCGACGAGTACCAGGTCGGTCGCACGGCGCTCGGGAAAGTCGTGAAAGTCTTCGGCACCCGCATTCTGCCCAACATGGAACTCAGGGGAGCTGCCGCGCGCGAGGGCATGAAGAAGGCCGTCGCTGATCTGATCGACGGACTCCGGTCAGGGGAGCGCATCTTGCTCTACCCCGCCGGGCGGATCAAGCGGCAACTCCTCGAGGATCTCGGGAGCGCCAGTGGTGTTGAGACGATCGTCAAGGCCATTCCGGACGTCCGGATCATCCTGATGCGCCACGACGGCCTCTGGGGCAGCTCGTTCAGCTGGGCGGCGACGGGCCGCGTTCCCCCGTTTGGCACGATCCTCATGGAAGGGGTGAAGCACCTGCTGAAGAACGGCATCTTCTTCATGCCCCGGCGCCGCGTGACGATCGAGTGCGTCGAACCGGCCGATTTTCCGCGGCGGGGCAGCCGGTCGGCGATGAATCGGTACATGGAAGCGTTCTACAACGCGAAGACGTCCCGCAACACGTATGTTCCCTACCGATTCTGGGAATCCGGCGGGCCGCAGATCCGGCCCGAGCCGGTTCACGAGCTGCCACGGGCTGACGCCTCGCCGGTCGCGCCCGTCGTCAGGAACGCGGTACTCGCGCATCTGGCCGAGATGTCGGGACGCCAGGACCTCACCATGTCGCACGTGCTGGCGCGCGATGTCGGCCTCGACAGCCTCGCGCTCGCCGAACTGGTCACGTGGATTCAAGCCGAGTTTGGCTTCTCTGTCGGCACGCCGGAGAGCCTGGTGACGGTCGGCGATGTGGCGCTGGCGGCCGCCGGACGCGGTGTGTCGGCCGTCGTACCGGCGGACCTGCCGCCGATGGCCGCGAACTGGTTCACCGACGCCGACAACCGCACGCGGCTCGCGCTGCCGGCGAGCCGCACCCTGATGGACGCGTTCCTCGTCCAGGTCTCCGCGCGGCCGAGGCAGCCGATCGTGGCCGACCAGAAGAGCGGCGTCCGGACTTACCGGGATCTGGTCACGGCGATCTTTGCGCTGAAGCCGATCATCGAGAAGCTGCCGGGCGAGTACGTCGGCATCATGATGCCCGCCTCGGTCGGCGCCGCGGTGCTCACGCTGACGACGCTCGCGTGCGGCAAGACGGCGGTGATGGTCAACTGGACCGCCGGCATGCGCACGATTCGTCAGTCGCTCGACTCGCTGGGTGTCGGCACGGTGATCACACCGCGGGAGCTGACGACCAAGCTGACCGGACTCGGCACCGACCTGACGGAGATTCAGGACCGGCTCCTGTATGTCGAAGATCTGATCGCGTCGCTCGGTCCGCTGGACAAGCTCATCGCGGCCATTCGCGGATCCGTCGGCCGTCGGTCGCTCGCCAGGGTGCCGCAGCGAGAGGTCGCCGTCGTGCTGTTTACGAGCGGTTCGGAGAACGTCCCCAAGGCGGTGCCGCTGACGCACGCCAACCTGCTCACCAATGTCGGCGACATCCTGACCATGGGACAGCTGGAGGAACGGGACGTGCTGCTGGGATTACTGCCGCCGTTCCATTCATTCGGCCTGACGGCCACGCTGCTGCTTCCGCTCTGCATCGGCATGCGCACCGCCTATCACCCCAATCCGACCGAGGCGGCGCTCATCGCGCAAAAGATCGACGCCGCCCGCGCCACCGTGATCTTCGCGACGCCGACGTTTCTCGCCGGCATCGTCCGGGCGGCGGGGCCGCGACAGCTCGACTCGCTTCGGCTCGCGGTCACCGGCGCCGAGAAGTGTCCGACCCAGCTGTACGACGCGCTGCGCACGCGAGTGCCGGGCGCGATCATTCTCGAAGGATATGGCATCACGGAATGTTCGCCGGTCGTCTCGGTGACCCCGATGGACGCGCCCGTGCCCGGCAGCGTCGGACGGCTCTTGCCGAGGGTCGAGGGCGTCGTGGTCAATCTCGACGTCACCCGGCGCGCGGCTCCCGACGAGACCGGAATGCTGCTGGTTCGCGGTCCGAGCGTGTTTGGCGGGTACCTGCATTACACCGGCGAATCGCCGTTTGTGGAGTTCGAGGGCCGCTCATGGTACCGCACGGGCGACCTGGTGAGCGCGACCGCCGACGGCACGCTCTACTTCCAGGGACGCCTCAAGCGCTTCGTCAAGCTGGGTGGAGAGATGATCTCGCTGCCGGCGATTGAGTCGGCCCTGCAGAAGCACTTTGCCCAGCCAGGCGATGAGGGCCCGGTCATTGCCATCGATGCACTCGGCGACCCCGAGAGCCCGGACATCGCACTCTTCACGCGCGCGCCGGCGGATCGGTCGCACGTCAACGCACTCATCAAGGAGGCTGGCCTGAGCGCGCTCCACAACATCCGGCAGATCGTGCAGGTCGACGCGATTCCCGTGCTCGGCACCGGGAAGACCGACTACCGCACGTTGAGAGCCCAACACTCCGGATATCATCACTCCCAGAGTTGATGACTCCCGGAGTGATTAGGACATTCGCCGGATTGAGGCACCACTACAGTGTCACCTGGACGCCGGCGAGCCGGCTGGCCACGCGGCTGATGTCGCCTCGGCTGGACAGGTCGAGCACGCCGGCGCGCATCCGTGCCACGGCAAACCTGACGCCCGCGTCGCGCTGCGCAAGGCGCACGGCGTCAGGAATCTCGAGCTCGCCCCGCGATGAGGGCTTCACCCGCCGGCACGCGTCCAGCACGTCGCGGGTGAACCGCCAGCAATTCATGCTGAGAAACACTTCGCCGCCGGACGACGCCAGCGTGGCTTCGTCCGGCTTCTCGATCACGTCCACCAGCGAATCGTCAGGCGCGATACGCACGATGGCGAACTGGCGAACGCGGTCGGCCTCAACATTGCTTTCGCGGACCATTGCGTCCCGCTCGAATGCCACCAATCCGGCTCCCTGCATGCGGACGAGCGCGCGGAATGCGTCCACCGGGTAGTAGTTGTCGGAATTCAGCACCAGGAAGTCTTCGTTCCCGACGATCGGCGCGGCGGCTGTCACGGCGTCGGCTGTGCCGAGCGGCCGCTCCTGGACGGCGAAGCTGATGCGAACGCGGGTCGGCGCCACGGTCTCGGTGTAGTAGCGCCGCACGGCGTCGTGCTCGGGCCCAATCACCAGACAGACGTGGCGCACCCCGGCGTCGGCCAGCGCACTCAGGACAAAGTCGAGAAACGGCCGGCCGATCGGGATCATCGCCTTGACGCCCGTCGCGGCGACGCGCGACTGTTCGTCTCCCACTCCCTCCGCGTGTTCGTCTCGACGCATCCGCGTCCCGAGGCCGCGCGCCAGAATCACCGCGCATGGTGGTGTCATCAGCGGGTTCTCCACAAATGGCCTGTCGTTACCGGCCGTCTGCCGGCGTGAGCCGCCGGCACATCAGTCGTTCCGACGCGCCCTCGATGATGAAATCCGGCAGCTCGCCCACCTGCACGAATCCCTCGCGCTCGTACAGGGCTTTCGCCCGGAGGTTGAACGACGACACGCAGAGGAACAGATGCCGGGCACGCGTCGCGAAGCGCTTCGCGACAAACGCGATCATGGCTCGGCCCACGCCGCGCGACCGGAACGCGTCGGCAACCGCGATCGAGACGACGTAGGGGGCGCCGGCGATTCCCTGCGGGCGAACCAGGACGAATCCGCACCGCCCACCGTCGATTTCGGCAATATGCAGTTCGTCCAGAGGATGCCAGCACGATGCCAGGCAGGCGTCGTACGGGCGCCGCAGCGTCAACCAGGGCTCCGATGCCGCCATCAAGGAGGCGGCCCATTCCCGGTCGCCATCACGAGCGCTCCTGATAGCCATGTTGTCCATGAGCACTCCGACGCCACACCAGACCGTGTCCGCCCGACTATAATCTGCGACGGAGTCCGTCGCGTCTCGCGCGCCGGCGTCGGGGGCGCAACGCGCACGCGCAAAAGGAGGCCAGTCGATGGGACGTCCGCCACAAGTGACCGGTTCGGGCATCGCGCCGCGCCGCAGGATACCCTATTCGCGGGCCTGGAACATCATTGCGCGAACGGTTCATCTTGCGGCCACCGGCACGCTGCTCGGGGGGCACGTCTTCGGTGTGCCGGCCCTCCGCCTCGAGACGGCGCTGTGGCTGGCCATCGGCAGTGGCGCGGCAATGATTGCGCTCGAAATGTGGGCATCGGTCCACTGGGCGCATCAGGGATGCGCGCTGATGCTCTACGCGAAGCTGGGGCTGCTCTGCCTGATTCCGTGGTGGTGGAGCTATCGGGTGCCCATCCTGCTGGCGGTCGTCGTCATCGCGTCGATCGGCGCACACGCGCCGCGGACGATTCGCCACTACTCCATCATCTTCCGGCGCGTGATGGCCGAGCCTACTTCTTCAGTTTGAACAGATCCAGCACCTGGGCCCGCGGCCGTGTTCCGGCACCGAGCTCCTGCTGTCTGGCGCGGGCGGTTCCCTCGAACGTCGGGCTCGGCGTGCCTTTTCTGTAGAAGACGCCCGTATAGAGCTTTTCGCCGTATTGCTGCGCCAGCCCCATCGCCGCCAGGCTGTTCGACGCATCGTGGTTCAGCGATTCCAGCGGCTGCATCAGCGCCTTCTGCGCCTTGAGCTGCTGATCGTCCATGCCATAGGTGACGCACGGAGACTGGACGTTGATGAAGGCGAATCCGGGGAAGCGGATCCCCTCTTCGATCACCTTCGCCAGGCCGCTCATGTCGGCCGGCGTGCCCTGCGCCACGAACTCCGCGCCGTAGCCGAGCACGTAGAGCAGCGGGTTGACGGGCGCTTCGATCGAGCCGTACATGGATGTCACCGAGACCAGCCCCCGCCGTGAGGTCGGCGAGAGCTGCCCCTTGGTGAGGCCGTAGATCTGGTTGTCCATCACGATGTAGGTGAGATCGACATTGCGGCGAATCGCATGCGCGACGTGTCCGCCGCCGATCGAGAAGCCGTCACCGTCGCCGCCGGCCACCAGCACGAGCAGATCCGGGTTGGCGAGCTTGATGCCCTGCGCGATCGGCAGCGCCCGTCCGTGCACGGTGTTGAACCCGTACGCGGTCGTGTAGCCGGGAATCCGGCTGGAACATCCGATGCCTGACACGAACGCGATCTCGTGCGGCGGGCGGCCGATGTTCGCCAGCGCGCGATAGATGGCCTGCACCACGCCGAAGTCGCCGCAGCCCGGACACCAGATGGGCTTCAGGTCGCTCTTGTAGTTCTTGGCCGTATAGTCCTGAATCGGTCTCGTCGTTGCTGTCGTGCTCATACCGAGGTCCTCTCTCCGAAACGTCCTTCGCCGAAATCCCTACACCTCTGACGGTTCGCGGTCCTTGCCCTGCTGAAGCGCCAGCGTGATCTGTTTGAGACGGTCGACCACTTCGAGCGGTGTGATCGGATTCGACCCGCTCTTGGCCAGTGTCTGCATGCCGGACGGTACATCGACGAACATGCGAATCAGGCGGAACAGCTGCGCCTGGTGGTTCTGCTCCACCACCAGACCCCGTTTGACCGACAGGAAAAAGTCCGCGTAGATGGCTTCCGACACCGGGTACATCAGCTTCGGCACCAGCAGCTTGACCTTCAGGCCCTGCTGCTGGGCGATCTGCAGTGCCTCGATGGCGACGCCTGCCACGCTGCCCCAGCTGATGAGCGCAATGGGCGCATCCGGCGGGCCGTCGATGATGAACAGGTCCCGCCGATCGAGCAGCGGCCGGAACTTCCGGAGACGCTTCTCGTTCATCCTGGAGTGCATCTCGCCGCTGGCAGTCGGCGCGCCAGGTTCATTGTGCTCGATGCCCGACGCGAGGTAGTTTCCGCCGGGCATGCCCGGATGGCTGATGGGACTGATGCCCGATTCGGTGAACCGGAATCGCACGTACTTCTCGAGTTCCTGGGCACCGGGGACCCGACGATTGATGATGTGCACCTGGCTGGCATCGATCGGCTCGGCCGTCTCCTTGCGCTGGCCCACTTCCTGGTCCGACAGGATGATGACCGGGCTCTGGTACTGCTCGGCGATATTGAAGGCCTCGATGGTGATGCCGTACATGTCCTCGGCGCTGACTGGCGCCAGCACCGGTCGGATCACGTCGCCGTGGGCGGAAAATACGGCCTGAAACAGATCGGACTGCTCGGCCTTGGTGGGAATGCCGGTCGATGGGCCGCCTCGCTGCACATTGACGCACACCAGCGGCAGTTCGGCGATGCTGGCCAGACCCAGCATCTCGGTCTTGAGCGACATGCCCGGCCCCGACGTCGCCGTCATCGCCTTCTTGCCCGCGAACGACGCGCCAACCACCGCGCCGATACCCGCGATCTCGTCTTCGGCCTGCATCACCGTCCCGCCGTACTTCCAGATTTCGCGCGAAAGGAACTGCATGATTTCGGTCGAGGGCGTAATCGGGTACCCCGCGAAGAAATCACAACCCGCCACGATCGCCGCCGCGGCGCAGAGGTCGTTTCCGTCCACCACGAATTTCGCCGACGCCTTGGCGGGCGGCGCCATCTTCCGATCCGAGGTCAGCGGGTGCGCCGACGCATATTCGAAACCGGCGTGAAACGCCTTGACGGCCTTGTCGATGATCTCGGCGTCCTTCTTGGCAAGACGCTTGCGGATGCCCGCCATCATCGGCTCGCGCGCGATGCCGAGCCACCCGGCCATCAGTCCGAGGACGACGGTGTTCTTCGCGCGTTCGCTGCCGCCAGTCTCGCGCGCCATCTGTTCGATCGGCACGGCGAGCACTTCGATCGGCTGGACACCCACGAGCGGAATCCTGTCGATCGGCACCTTCGTGATGCTGTCGTAGACCACCGTGGTGTGCCCCCCAACCGGGAGCTCTCCGCCGAAGCGGAGGAAATCGTCCCAGCTGAGCGCGACCGCGATATCGAGCGTGCCGCCGGTGTTCAACATCTTGGTGGTCGACAGGCGCAGGCGGAAGCTCGATTCGCCTCCGCGGATCTGGGGGCCGAAGCTCTTGGCGAGCACGCCGTGATACCCCTCAATCGCCGCTGCCGTCAACAGCGACTCACCAGCCGACACGATGCCGTCTCCGCCGGAGCCGGCCATACCAATTACGAGATCCGTGTTCATAAGAGTCCTGGAATCGAAGGTGGTTCCAACCGTCTGCGAAGCTCTTGGGCTGTGGGGGCCGAACGCCGAGCCTGCAGCAACTACCGTGGACAACCCCGGATGGGCCGACACGCGGGAACGTTAATAGCATAGCAAAGAATGTCGGCGTCGCGCACGCGGTCGATCAAAGATCGGGACTATTTGGCTGCGTCATCCGCCGGCCACAGCCACGCGGCACCGCGGACGCCGCTCGCATCCCCATGCTTCGGAGGCAGCACTTTCGTGTCGACGCGATCGGTAAATACCCACCGACCCAGCAGCGGCGGAACGTGCGCATACAGTCGCTCGAGTTTCGACACTCCCCCGCCGAGCACGATGACATCAGGATCCAGCAGGTTGATCACCCCGGAGAGCGCTCGGGCCATCCGCTCTTCGTAGCGCTGCAGCGTGGCCTCGGCGGCGGCGTCCGATCGGCGGGCCCGCTCGACAATCGTCTCGGCCGAGACGCATTCACCGGTGTAGCACTCATGGTCCCTGGCCAACCCCGGACCGGACAGAAAGCTCTCGATGCACCCGTGGCGCCCGCAATAACACGGCGGCCCTGGCCATTCGTCCGGCATCGGCCACGGCATCGGATTGTGCCCCCACTCCCCCGCGACCGCGTTCGGCCCCGTCACGACCCGGCCGTGCACCACGATGCCGCCGCCGGTCCCGGTGCCCACGATCACACCGAAGACGACAGCTGCCCCGGCGCCTGCGCCATCCGACGCTTCCGACAGCGCGAAGCAGTTCGCGTCATTGGCGAGACGGACCCGGCGGCCCAGCCGCGCGGCAAGGTCCTGCTCAAACGGCCGGCCGATCAGCCAGACCGAATTGGCGTTCTTGATCAACCCGGTTGCCGGAGAAATCGTACCGGGAATCCCGACGCCGACTGTGCCGGGCTCCCCGGCTTCCTGCTCGAGACCGGCCACCAGATCGGCAATCGCCGCCACTGTCCCCGGATAGTCGCCGCGGGGAGTGGGAACTCGGCGGCGGGCCAGCACGCCGCCATCCCGGCCGAGTGCAATCCCCTCGATCTTAGTCCCGCCCATATCGATCCCGAGCCGAATCATGCGTCCTCCATGGCACCGGTCCGAACCCGATCCGCGAGCCACCCTGGATCCGGCGCTCCTGCTATGATACGAGTATGGCGCTCAGCGAGCGGGACTTCTACATCGAGAAACCAGAGACCAAGCCGGCCGCTTACACGTGTCCTCACTGCAAGCGGCGGAACGAATACCAGCTGCGGTGGATTCGACGGATCAAGAAGGACCGGTTGCCGCCTGGCGCCGACGAACGCGATCGCGCGATGTTCCCCAAACTGCGCAGCTACATGATCCGCACCGACGACCTGATCGTGTGCAGCACGTGCCGGCGCAGGTTCGAAGTCCCCTCCCATCAGTCGCTTGTCTTCCTGTCGGATAGCCAGATGCCGTCCGGGAAGCCGCTCGACCCCGACGACGACAATTTCGGCAACCGGTAGTTCGGGCGCGATGAATCGCGCCGCTCCGATCAACGCCCTCACGGTCACCCGTAGGGGCGCAATTCATTGCGCTCGTCCGAGCATCTTCTCCATTCGCCGCCGCACGTCGGCCGCCAGCCGGTCGCGATCTTCGAATCCAAGCCCCGTGGTCGGCACCGGCTCGCCAATCCTGACGAGAACGCGGCCCGGCGTCGCATAGAACCGTCCCCGCGGCATCGCACGATCCGACCCGATAATGGCAATCGGCACCACCGGCACCTGCGCCTTGATCGCCATCACGAAGCCGCCCTTCTTGAACGGCAGCATCTGGTCGGTCCGGCTGCGCGTCCCTTCGGGAGCGAGCAAGAACGACTCTCCCGCCTTGAGATGCTCAACCGCCAGATCGACGGCCTCAATGGCGCGATCGCGCCTGGTCCGCTCGACCGGCACGAAGCCGGCCGTCCGAAGCACCATCCCGAGAACAGGAATCCTGTTCAGCTCGGCTTTGTAGAGGGCGCGTAACTTCGGGCAGTTCGGCAGGATCAGCTCAAACACGATCATGTCCACGTGGCTGCGGTGGTTGATGCAGTACACCGAGGGCCGGTCGGCCCGCACATGATCGAGGCCTTCGACCGTCACGCGGATGCCAAAGATCTGGCGGGCGGTCATCGCGGCAAACCGCCCGAGCACCGGCAGGGGGCGGACCCATCCAGTCGCCCAGGCCAACAGCAGCGCCGGCGGGCCGATCAGTCCGACGAAGAGGCACAGGTAGACGTAGGCCGCACACGAGCGAAACCAGGCAACAAGGATCATGGCGAATCACCAGCGTGCACCAGCCGGCACGTGGCCGGCATGTTACTTCACTTACGGACTCCGGCTTCTTCGGATCCATCGACATCCGGATCCATCGAGCACGACTGACGGGAATCGGTCACGCCCGGCTCGATCAGGACCCATGCCACGTGGTATCGTCTTTGCTAGGTACGCAAGCCGTCCGGCTGGACCGCCAAGTTCCCGGCAGTGCTGGCCTCTAACCATTCCCGTTGTCTCCGGAGCCTCACCCGTGCACCGAATCTTGAGCAAGGACATTCTGGCCCCAGATGTGGCGCGATTCTGGATCGAGGGCGCCCACATCGCCCGCAAGCGAAAGCCCGGGCAGTTCGTGATTGTCAGAACATCCGAGGACGGCGAACGCATCCCGCTCACCATCGCGGACGTCGACAAGCAGCGCGGGGCGATTTCCATCATCGTCCAGGGCGTGGGCAAGTCGACCAAGCAATTGAACGCGCTGAACGTCGGCGATGCCATTCTCGACGTGGCGGGTCCGCTCGGCAGGGGCACCGAGATCCATCCCAACGCCAGGGTCTGCTGCATCGGCGGCGGGATCGGCACGGCGGTGGTTTATCCCATCGCGTGCGGGGCCAAAGCGCTGCACGGTCAGGTGGTGGCGATCGTCGGCGGCCGGACAAAGGATTTCGTCATCCTCGAGAAGGAGCTCCGCGCGGTAGTCGATCGCGTCATCGTCACGACCGACGATGGGTCCGCCGGCGCCAAGGGGCTGGTGACCGACGCCCTGCGGGGACTGCTCGCCGAGGGCGCGACCTTCGACGAGGTAGTCGCGGTGGGTCCTCTGCCGATGATGAAGGCTGTCGTCGCGCTGACCAAGCCGCTCGGCATCAAGACCACGGTGAGTCTGAATCCGCTGATGGTGGATGGCACGGGCATGTGTGGCGGGTGCCGCGTCTCGGTCGGCGGCGAACAGAAGTTCGTCTGCGTCGACGGCCCCGAATTCAACGGGCACCTGGTGGACTTTGACGAACTGGGCGCGCGGCTGCGGGCGTACCGCGAGCAGGAAGCCGAATCGCTCAGACTCTACAATGAACGCGTGGCCTGCCAGGCCATCTCGAACTGACCCCCGTGGCCGCGCTTCAGGCGGGCCCTCTTTGACGAGCGTTGCTGTTCCATGGCCAAGAAGATTACGCAGAAGACAAAGAATGCGATGCCGCTGCAGGATGCGGTCGCGCGCGCCCACAACTTCGAGGAGGTCGCCCTGGGCTACCCGGTCGACCTGGCGGTGCTCGAGGCGCAGCGTTGCATCCAGTGCAAGAACTACCCGTGTGTCTCCGGCTGCCCGGTCGAGATCGACATCCCGAAGTTCATTCAGGAGGTCGCGGAGCGCAACTTCGAGGGCGCCTTCAAGACCCTCATGGACCGCAATGTGCTGCCCGCGATCTGCGGCCGCGTCTGCCCGCAGGAAGAACAGTGCGAGGTCAAGTGCACGCTGGGTGTGAAGTTCGAGCCCGTCGCCATCGGCCGGATTGAGCGGTTCGTCGCCGACTACGCGTCGCTGTTAAAGTTTGCCGACGACACGCCGCCGGCGCCGCCGACCGGCCACAAGGTCGCGGTGGTGGGATCCGGGCCGGCCGGCCTCACGGTGGCCGCCGACCTCGCCAAGATGGGCCACGGCGTCACGATCTTCGAGGCGCTGCACAAGGCGGGCGGGGTGCTCGTTTACGGCATCCCCGAATTCAGGCTGCCGAAGGCGATCGTCGCGGGCGAAATTGAAGCATTGAAGCGCATCGGCGTGGAGATCAAGACCAATCACGTCATCGGCCAGATCTTCACGGTCGACGAACTGTTCACCGAACTCGGGTTCGAGGCGGTCTTTATCGCGACCGGCGCGGGCCTGCCGACGTTTCCGAAAATCCCCGGCATCAACCTGATCGGCGTGTACTCGGCCAACGAGTACCTCACCCGCTCGAATCTGATGAAGGCGTACCTGTTCCCCGTCTCGGACACACCGACGATTCGGGGAAAGAACGTGGCGGTCATCGGAGGAGGCAATACGGCCATGGACGCGGTGCGCACGGCCCTGCGGCTGGGGGCGGACAACGCGTATCTGGTCTACCGCCGCACGCGCCGGGAGATGCCGGCCCGCCGAGAAGAAGTCGAGCACGCCGAGGAAGAGGGCGTCCAGATCATGATGCTCGCCGCGCCGACGGCGATTCTCGCCGACGAACATTCGCGGGTGCGCGCCATGCGCTGCATCAGGATGGAGCTGGGCGAGCCGGATTCCTCGGGCAGGCGCAGCCCGGTGCCGCAGAAGGGCTCGGAATTCGACATCGAGGTCGATACCGTCGTCTTCGCGATCGGCCAGGGGGCCAACCCGTTGATCCGCAATACCACGCCGGATCTTCCGGTCAACAAGTGGGGCAACATCCTCGCCGACGATGCGACGGGAGCGACGCAGAAGCCGGGCGTCTTCGCGGGTGGTGACATTGTCACCGGCGGTGCGACCGTGATTTCGGCGATGGGGGCGGGACGCAAAGCGGCACGGGCAATCGACCGGTATCTGAAGAACCCTTCGGCTGACGGCTATTCGCCGACGGACGTGTAACTGCGCTGAACAGCGAGACGAGGATGAGGCACCAAGGTGCTTCGCTCCGCGTCCCCGCTCACTCAAGCGCACCAAAAGGCACCTTGCCGGGGCTCGTCGCCGGCCTTACGGTTGCGCTCTTCGCGCCGACAGTCCCGGCCCTCACGGTGCGTCTTGCGAACTGACGCTGTCGGCTTGGTTCGAGGGGCCGCTTCGCAAATCACCTTGGTACCTACTCTCCTCCTCGCTTGTCACTTCTCACTTCTCTGACCCGCTTCCCCGACCTGTCGTACAATCTCCCCATGGATGACGACCGCCCGCCATCGCCGAAACTGGCGCCGAAGCTGCTGCTGTCGATGCCGCAGTTGATCGAGCCGGATTTCCGCCATACCGTCATCCTGTTGTGTGAGCACAGCGAGGATGGCGCGTGGGGACTCGTGCTCAACCGCCCGACGGGCAAGACGGCGGCCAGCGTGGTCGATTTCGTGCCGCCGCTCGCTGGAGACAGTGGCATCGAAGTCTGGCTCGGGGGACCCGTGGAGCCAGAGCGCGGTGCACTGCTGCTTCCCGAAGAGCCTCCGGGAGGGGACGTGTTCGAGGTGAGCACCGGCGTCTTCGTGTCGTCGTCGGCCGAACTGCTGAGGGAGCTGATCGAAGGGCCGCCAGTGGCCAATGCCCGCCTGCTGATGGGCTACGCCGGATGGGGGCCGCAGCAGCTGGACCGCGAACTGACCGAGTCGTCGTGGCTCATCAGCGATGTCACGCGCGACATCGTCTTCGACACCAGGCCCGCCGAGATGTGGGAGGCCGCGATTCGACGGCTGGGCGTTGATCCGGCGGCGCTTCAGACCAGTTCTGGCATTCACTAGGCCAAGCTGTTCTGCGACGTCATCCCTGCCCCCTGAAAGGATTCGTGGACGTCATGCCGCCTCAAGACCGGATGGCCGCCAGTTCGGTCGACCCGATTTTTCGTCCAAAGTCGATTGCCGTGATCGGCGCTTCGCGCCAGAAACATTCGATCGGATGGGAGATCCTGCACAACCTGCTCCTCTGCGAATTTCAGGGCGAGGTCGCGCCGGTCAATCCGGCCACGCCGGTCGTGCATAGCCTGCGGTGCCACACCTCGGTCGAGCAGATTCCCGGTCCCGTTGATCTGGCCATTCTGGTGGTGCCAAGCCGGTTTGCCCTCGAGGCGATGGAGTCGTGCGGCCGGAAGGGCGTCAAGGGCGTCATCGTGATCACCGCCGGCTTCAAGGAAGTCGGCGAGGCGGGCGCCCGACTGGAGCATGAGCTGTTTGGCATCGCCAGGAAGTACGG contains these protein-coding regions:
- a CDS encoding 2-oxoacid:ferredoxin oxidoreductase subunit beta; translated protein: MSTTATTRPIQDYTAKNYKSDLKPIWCPGCGDFGVVQAIYRALANIGRPPHEIAFVSGIGCSSRIPGYTTAYGFNTVHGRALPIAQGIKLANPDLLVLVAGGDGDGFSIGGGHVAHAIRRNVDLTYIVMDNQIYGLTKGQLSPTSRRGLVSVTSMYGSIEAPVNPLLYVLGYGAEFVAQGTPADMSGLAKVIEEGIRFPGFAFINVQSPCVTYGMDDQQLKAQKALMQPLESLNHDASNSLAAMGLAQQYGEKLYTGVFYRKGTPSPTFEGTARARQQELGAGTRPRAQVLDLFKLKK
- a CDS encoding nucleotidyltransferase family protein, which encodes MTPPCAVILARGLGTRMRRDEHAEGVGDEQSRVAATGVKAMIPIGRPFLDFVLSALADAGVRHVCLVIGPEHDAVRRYYTETVAPTRVRISFAVQERPLGTADAVTAAAPIVGNEDFLVLNSDNYYPVDAFRALVRMQGAGLVAFERDAMVRESNVEADRVRQFAIVRIAPDDSLVDVIEKPDEATLASSGGEVFLSMNCWRFTRDVLDACRRVKPSSRGELEIPDAVRLAQRDAGVRFAVARMRAGVLDLSSRGDISRVASRLAGVQVTL
- a CDS encoding AMP-binding protein, whose translation is MTRLALYLLGCAIAFAARPLIALRYRIEFKGLETLAKADARGILFLPNHAALVDPVILVAWLFPRFKLRPLADEYQVGRTALGKVVKVFGTRILPNMELRGAAAREGMKKAVADLIDGLRSGERILLYPAGRIKRQLLEDLGSASGVETIVKAIPDVRIILMRHDGLWGSSFSWAATGRVPPFGTILMEGVKHLLKNGIFFMPRRRVTIECVEPADFPRRGSRSAMNRYMEAFYNAKTSRNTYVPYRFWESGGPQIRPEPVHELPRADASPVAPVVRNAVLAHLAEMSGRQDLTMSHVLARDVGLDSLALAELVTWIQAEFGFSVGTPESLVTVGDVALAAAGRGVSAVVPADLPPMAANWFTDADNRTRLALPASRTLMDAFLVQVSARPRQPIVADQKSGVRTYRDLVTAIFALKPIIEKLPGEYVGIMMPASVGAAVLTLTTLACGKTAVMVNWTAGMRTIRQSLDSLGVGTVITPRELTTKLTGLGTDLTEIQDRLLYVEDLIASLGPLDKLIAAIRGSVGRRSLARVPQREVAVVLFTSGSENVPKAVPLTHANLLTNVGDILTMGQLEERDVLLGLLPPFHSFGLTATLLLPLCIGMRTAYHPNPTEAALIAQKIDAARATVIFATPTFLAGIVRAAGPRQLDSLRLAVTGAEKCPTQLYDALRTRVPGAIILEGYGITECSPVVSVTPMDAPVPGSVGRLLPRVEGVVVNLDVTRRAAPDETGMLLVRGPSVFGGYLHYTGESPFVEFEGRSWYRTGDLVSATADGTLYFQGRLKRFVKLGGEMISLPAIESALQKHFAQPGDEGPVIAIDALGDPESPDIALFTRAPADRSHVNALIKEAGLSALHNIRQIVQVDAIPVLGTGKTDYRTLRAQHSGYHHSQS
- a CDS encoding N-acetyltransferase codes for the protein MDNMAIRSARDGDREWAASLMAASEPWLTLRRPYDACLASCWHPLDELHIAEIDGGRCGFVLVRPQGIAGAPYVVSIAVADAFRSRGVGRAMIAFVAKRFATRARHLFLCVSSFNLRAKALYEREGFVQVGELPDFIIEGASERLMCRRLTPADGR